In Fusarium oxysporum Fo47 chromosome XI, complete sequence, the following are encoded in one genomic region:
- a CDS encoding Alpha/Beta hydrolase protein, whose protein sequence is MKSILNYTVQGIMAFAAVMPASAQNLSYGADNFYRSESVAIQPIHFNTVYNTTIVGNLFTSRNASRNTNSPAIVVGHPMGAVKEQSANLYASKLAEQGFVTLTLDLPFWGRSDGPQNLVSPDFYTEAYRAAVDYLGTYNFVDRDRIGALGICGSGSFVINAAKIDDRIQAIATVSMYDMGTVNRQGLRRAVSVEQRRAVIANASQRRWAEVDGAPTGYTGGTPNELTSQTDAVSREFFDFYRTVRGEFTPEDWQRNQTTQPSLVTNVNFLNFYPFNDIETISPRPLLIISGDQSHSREFSENAYREAGQPKELYWVRGAGHVDLYDRTEIIPFSKLSEFFQENLV, encoded by the coding sequence ATGAAGTCCATCCTCAACTACACTGTCCAAGGCATCATGGCCTTCGCAGCTGTAATGCCAGCTTCCGCGCAGAACCTCTCCTACGGCGCCGATAACTTCTACCGCAGCGAATCCGTCGCAATCCAGCCCATCCACTTCAACACCGTTTACAACACTACCATCGTCGGCAATCTCTTCACTTCCAGAAATGCTAGCCGCAACACCAACTCCCCCGCCATCGTTGTCGGCCATCCCATGGGCGCAGTCAAGGAACAATCCGCCAACCTGTACGCTAGCAAGTTGGCCGAACAGGGCTTCGTCACCCTGACCCTCGACCTCCCCTTCTGGGGCAGAAGTGACGGCCCGCAGAATCTCGTGTCGCCTGATTTTTACACCGAGGCTTACAGGGCTGCGGTCGATTACCTGGGGACTTATAACTTTGTTGATCGGGATCGTATCGGCGCGCTTGGGATTTGTGGCAGCGGCAGCTTTGTCATCAATGCGGCCAAGATTGACGATCGCATTCAGGCCATCGCTACTGTATCCATGTATGACATGGGCACCGTCAATCGCCAGGGTCTTCGTCGAGCTGTATCGGTTGAGCAGCGCAGAGCAGTCATCGCCAATGCGTCACAGCGGCGATGGGCTGAAGTCGACGGAGCACCAACTGGATACACCGGCGGCACTCCAAATGAACTCACCAGCCAAACTGATGCTGTCTCTCGTGAGTTCTTCGACTTCTACCGCACCGTTCGGGGCGAGTTTACTCCTGAGGACTGGCAGCGCAACCAGACTACTCAACCTTCGCTCGTTACCAATGTCAACTTCCTTAACTTTTACCCCTTCAACGATATCGAAACCATTTCACCTCGTCCTCTTCTCATTATTTCTGGCGATCAGTCGCACTCTAGGGAATTTAGCGAGAATGCTTATCGTGAGGCTGGTCAACCTAAGGAGCTTTACTGGGTTCGTGGAGCTGGCCATGTTGATCTTTATGATCGAACTGAGATCATTCCTTTCTCCAAGCTCAGCGAGTTCTTCCAAGAGAACCTCGTTTAA